One segment of Ziziphus jujuba cultivar Dongzao chromosome 12, ASM3175591v1 DNA contains the following:
- the LOC107413327 gene encoding two-component response regulator ARR11, protein MCLKMDGNGMNFSVTKIVPKAANGLHILVVDNDTVSLMYLASMLEQYSFKVTTTELASVALSILREQKEQYKLVIANMNLPDIDNLAFLHLLLKKDIPVILMSSERNGNLAGKALAQGACYFLQKPICLEDLKFVWQHMYRKIRKPMKEVCEANIENKMNHGNDSRGIKIKETDNVSRAPEKGNMIKEPGGVSGRPRCQGIIIKEVNHATRPPNYEGGKEVGGVSGSATVCNLDGIQNRYMVTDPNGKKKQFEGHQVSLVNENHVKVVQNSCTKGSITTEQKKQEGLKTRRQIDDEEQQQQGKRTKVNSEQKSSQSLKTNEEEGERKDDSSSSNEKRSRVVWSPELHLKFTAAVSALGDKTVSSLSFDPEARPKPILELMNSPNITLRQVASHLQKYKSQVQKINETSTTDFLPVSKSTSSYSKAEFPSLLERPSALASPLGQRSLSFGGRGSTQFTAPKSLAQPGPSLSSVINNHRTSNLNSGQMDISRTLNLYPTNNNSNEVHIENHSMLQRSNQIRKTSSFNSNNFVNENMKEIQPYQIQGSVSQVSETNLPNLSYVIPEAASPCISADMSQLLNVPPYVNHAQEFAPDLAAPFNSQNQNQLSAGAMGRTDVLQSQPAQMTLGNATNIEKSPNDFFGGSQNVDPTPEQVAASGSNQNQSLLDYANLLKFLEDDLEYNCLDSAPDIGDIDHYCKWLEQTLHGKSKDPQ, encoded by the exons TTACAACGACCGAACTAGCATCTGTTGCTTTGTCCATCTTACGGGAACAAAAGGAGCAATATAAACTTGTGATAGCTAACATGAACTTGCCAGATATTGACAACCTTGCTTTCCTGCATCTATTGCTTAAGAAAGACATCCCTGTCATAC TGATGTCTTCTGAAAGAAATGGAAACCTGGCCGGGAAAGCCCTGGCTCAAGGAGCATGCTATTTCCTACAGAAACCAATATGTTTGGAGGATCTGAAATTCGTGTGGCAACATATGTACCGGAAGATAAGAAAGCCAATGAAAGAAGTCTGTGAGGCAAATATTGAAAACAAGATGAATCATGGAAATGACTCTCGAGGTATTAAGATAAAAGAAACCGACAACGTGTCTAGGGCTCCCGAGAAAGGTAATATGATCAAGGAGCCAGGTGGAGTGTCTGGTAGGCCTCGCTGTCAAGGTATAATAATCAAAGAAGTTAATCATGCAACTAGGCCTCCCAATTATGAAGGTGGTAAGGAAGTTGGAGGTGTATCTGGTTCGGCCACTGTATGTAATTTGGATGGCATTCAAAATAGATATATGGTAACTGATCCAAATGGTAAGAAGAAGCAATTCGAAGGGCATCAAGTTAGCCTAGTTAATGAAAATCATGTCAAAGTTGTGCAGAACAGTTGCACTAAAGGGTCAATAACCACAGagcaaaagaaacaagaaggaTTGAAAACAAGGAGACAAATAGATGATGAAGAACAACAGCAACAAGGGAAGAGAACTAAAGTAAACTCTGAACAGAAAAGCTCCCAAAGCCTAAAAACTAATGAGGAAGAAGGGGAAAGGAAGGATGATAGTAGTAGCTCCAATGAGAAACGATCACGTGTCGTTTGGAGCCCAGAGTTACATCTCAAGTTCACAGCGGCTGTTAGTGCACTAGGCGACAAAA CAGTTTCTTCTCTGTCATTTGATCCAGAAGCCCGGCCAAAACCAATTCTAGAGCTGATGAATTCTCCGAACATAACGCTACGCCAGGTTGCTAGCCATCTGCAG aAATACAAATCTCAAGTACAGAAAATTAATGAGACAAGCACAACCGATTTTCTTCCTGTAAGTAAATCAACCAGTTCCTATAGTAAAGCTGAATTTCCATCATTACTTGAGAGGCCAAGTGCTCTGGCAAGCCCACTTGGACAGCGAAGTTTGAGTTTTGGTGGTCGAGGTAGTACACAATTCACCGCCCCAAAATCTTTGGCTCAACCTGGACCAAGTTTATCCAGTGTTATCAACAATCACAGAACATCAAACCTGAATTCAGGACAAATGGACATCTCTCGCACTTTAAATTTATATCCTACCAATAATAACTCCAATGAGGTGCATATAGAAAATCATTCAATGCTTCAAAGGTCAAACCAGATTAGGAAAACCAGCAGCTTTAACAGTAATAATTTCGTGAACGAAAATATGAAGGAAATCCAGCCTTATCAAATTCAAGGGAGTGTCAGTCAAGTATCAGAAACAAACTTACCAAATTTGAGTTATGTGATCCCTGAGGCTGCTTCTCCCTGCATATCAGCGGATATGTCTCAACTTCTAAATGTACCTCCTTATGTGAATCATGCTCAAGAATTTGCTCCAGATTTGGCTGCTCCCTTTAATTCACAAAATCAAAACCAGTTGTCAGCAGGAGCTATGGGTAGAACTGACGTGCTGCAATCACAGCCAGCACAGATGACTTTAGGCAATGCAACCAACATAGAAAAATCTCCAAATGACTTCTTTGGTGGGAGCCAAAATGTGGATCCTACACCAGAACAGGTTGCTGCAAGTGGTTCGAACCAGAATCAATCTCTTCTGGATTACGCTAATCTCTTGAAATTTCTTGAAGATGATCTGGAGTACAATTGTCTTGACAGTGCACCAGATATTGGTGATATAGATCACTACTGTAAATGGCTAGAGCAAACTTTACATGGTAAAAGCAAAGATCCACAGTAA
- the LOC107413350 gene encoding amino-acid permease BAT1 homolog isoform X2, with the protein MEDDEPCCHLLLDNETIISDDSRLNQLGYKQELSRKLSAISNFSLTFSIISVLTGLNTTYGTGLTYGGPVTMVYGWPIVGIFTLIVGLSMAEICSAYPTSGGLYFWSAKLSGDDWGPFASWITGWFNIVGQWAVTTSIDFSLAQLIEVIILLSTGGKNGGGYEASKYTIIGFHGGILLLHAIINSLPISLLSFFGQLAAAWNIVGVFVLMILIPLVATERASAKFVFTHFNTDNGEGISSTVYIFVLGLLMSQYTLTGYDASAHMTEETKNADQNGPRGIISAIGISIIVGFGYILGITFAVTNIPFLLDENNDAGGYAIAEIFYLAFKNRYGSGVGGIICLGIVGVAIFFCGMSSVTSNSRMAYAFSRDGAMPFSSLWHKVNKQEVPINAVWLSAFISFCMALTSLGSIVAFNAMVSIATIGLYIAYALPIFFRVTLARKSFVPGPFNLGRYGILVGWVAVIWVATISVLFSLPVAYPITIETLNYTPVAVGGLFILTVSSWILRARHWFRGPITNIDA; encoded by the exons ATGGAAGATGATGAACCCTGCTGTCACCTTCTTCTTGATAACGAGACCATTATTTCCGATGATAGTCGATTGAATCAACTGGGTTACAAGCAAGAACTCAGTCGCAAGCTTTC GGCGATATCGAACTTTTCGTTGACATTTTCGATTATATCAGTTCTGACGGGTTTGAATACAACGTACGGCACAGGGCTTACCTATGGAGGACCTGTAACAATGGTTTATGGGTGGCCAATTGTGGGCATATTCACACTGATCGTGGGTCTTTCAATGGCTGAGATTTGTTCTGCTTATCCAACTTCCGGTGGACTTTACTTCTGGAGTGCCAAGCTCTCGGGCGACGACTGGGGACCTTTCGCCTCCTGGATCACTGGCTG GTTCAACATTGTTGGTCAG TGGGCAGTCACAACAAGTATAGATTTCTCACTTGCGCAGCTGATTGAAGTAATCATTCTCCTTAGCACAGGTGGAAAAAATGGCGGTGGATATGAGGCCTCTAAGTATACAATTATTGGTTTCCATGGGGGAATTTTGCTTTTACATGCTATCATTAACAGTCTTCCTATCTCATTGTTATCTTTCTTTGGACAGTTGGCTGCTGCATGGAATATTGTTG GTGTTTTCGTACTCATGATTCTAATTCCTTTGGTTGCAACTGAGAGAGCTAGTGCCAAGTTTGTTTTTACTCACTTCAACACTGATAATGGGGAAGGTATCAGCAGCACAGTTTACATTTTCGTTTTGGGGCTTTTAATGAGTCAGTATACCCTAACTGGGTATGATGCATCTGCTCACATG ACAGAGGAAACCAAAAACGCTGATCAAAATGGCCCAAGAGGAATAATTAGTGCCATTGGGATATCTATTATTGTTGGATTCGGTTACATACTTGGTATCACCTTTGCTGTTACCAACATCCCATTCCTTCTGGATGAAAATAATGATGCTGGTGGCTATGCCATTGCTGAAATATTTTATCTAGCATTCAAGAATAGATATGGCAGTGGAGTTGGGGGAATTATATGCTTAGGAATAGTTGGTGTTGCCATATTTTTCTGTGGTATGAGTTCAGTTACTAGCAACTCCAG GATGGCTTATGCATTCTCTAGAGATGGTGCCATGCCATTTTCATCGCTTTGGCATAAAGTGAACAAGCAGGAAGTTCCCATTAATGCAGTTTGGCTGTCTGCTTTCATATCATTTTGCATGGCACTGACG TCTCTTGGAAGCATAGTGGCATTTAATGCAATGGTGTCTATAGCTACAATTGGACTGTACATTGCTTATGCCTTACCCATCTTCTTCAGAGTGACTTTGGCACGCAAGTCATTTGTCCCAGGACCCTTCAACTTGGGCCGCTATGGAATCCTTGTTGGTTGGGTTGCAGTTATTTGGGTCGCAACAATCTCAGTTCTCTTCTCACTGCCAGTTGCCTACCCAATTACCATTGAGACACTCAATTATACTCCTGTTGCAGTTGGTGGTTTGTTCATTCTTACTGTTTCTTCTTGGATCTTGAGAGCTCGGCACTGGTTTAGAGGTCCTATTACCAACATTGATGCATAA
- the LOC107413350 gene encoding amino-acid permease BAT1 homolog isoform X1, which yields MKMVSSGEKLVLPSHLPQNGNGSLDSGHARLHELGYKQELKRDMSVISNFAISFSIISVLTGVTTLYNNGLRFGGPVSIVYGWFIAGSFTMIVGLSMAEICSSYPTSGGLYYWSAKLAGPKWAPFASWLTGWFNIVGQWAVTTSIDFSLAQLIEVIILLSTGGKNGGGYEASKYTIIGFHGGILLLHAIINSLPISLLSFFGQLAAAWNIVGVFVLMILIPLVATERASAKFVFTHFNTDNGEGISSTVYIFVLGLLMSQYTLTGYDASAHMTEETKNADQNGPRGIISAIGISIIVGFGYILGITFAVTNIPFLLDENNDAGGYAIAEIFYLAFKNRYGSGVGGIICLGIVGVAIFFCGMSSVTSNSRMAYAFSRDGAMPFSSLWHKVNKQEVPINAVWLSAFISFCMALTSLGSIVAFNAMVSIATIGLYIAYALPIFFRVTLARKSFVPGPFNLGRYGILVGWVAVIWVATISVLFSLPVAYPITIETLNYTPVAVGGLFILTVSSWILRARHWFRGPITNIDA from the exons ATGAAGATGGTGTCTAGTGGTGAAAAACTGGTACTCCCATCTCATCTGCCCCAAAATGGAAACGGTTCTTTGGACTCAGGCCATGCCCGTCTTCATGAGCTTGGTTACAAGCAGGAGCTCAAACGTGATATGTC GGTCATTTCGAATTTTGCCATTTCGTTTTCAATCATATCAGTGCTTACTGGTGTAACCACCCTTTATAACAATGGTCTAAGATTTGGTGGTCCGGTTTCTATTGTTTATGGGTGGTTTATAGCTGGTTCTTTCACCATGATAGTTGGGTTATCCATGGCTGAGATTTGCTCATCTTACCCAACTTCTGGTGGTCTCTACTATTGGAGTGCCAAACTTGCCGGCCCAAAATGGGCACCTTTTGCTTCATGGTTGACTGGCTG GTTCAACATTGTTGGTCAG TGGGCAGTCACAACAAGTATAGATTTCTCACTTGCGCAGCTGATTGAAGTAATCATTCTCCTTAGCACAGGTGGAAAAAATGGCGGTGGATATGAGGCCTCTAAGTATACAATTATTGGTTTCCATGGGGGAATTTTGCTTTTACATGCTATCATTAACAGTCTTCCTATCTCATTGTTATCTTTCTTTGGACAGTTGGCTGCTGCATGGAATATTGTTG GTGTTTTCGTACTCATGATTCTAATTCCTTTGGTTGCAACTGAGAGAGCTAGTGCCAAGTTTGTTTTTACTCACTTCAACACTGATAATGGGGAAGGTATCAGCAGCACAGTTTACATTTTCGTTTTGGGGCTTTTAATGAGTCAGTATACCCTAACTGGGTATGATGCATCTGCTCACATG ACAGAGGAAACCAAAAACGCTGATCAAAATGGCCCAAGAGGAATAATTAGTGCCATTGGGATATCTATTATTGTTGGATTCGGTTACATACTTGGTATCACCTTTGCTGTTACCAACATCCCATTCCTTCTGGATGAAAATAATGATGCTGGTGGCTATGCCATTGCTGAAATATTTTATCTAGCATTCAAGAATAGATATGGCAGTGGAGTTGGGGGAATTATATGCTTAGGAATAGTTGGTGTTGCCATATTTTTCTGTGGTATGAGTTCAGTTACTAGCAACTCCAG GATGGCTTATGCATTCTCTAGAGATGGTGCCATGCCATTTTCATCGCTTTGGCATAAAGTGAACAAGCAGGAAGTTCCCATTAATGCAGTTTGGCTGTCTGCTTTCATATCATTTTGCATGGCACTGACG TCTCTTGGAAGCATAGTGGCATTTAATGCAATGGTGTCTATAGCTACAATTGGACTGTACATTGCTTATGCCTTACCCATCTTCTTCAGAGTGACTTTGGCACGCAAGTCATTTGTCCCAGGACCCTTCAACTTGGGCCGCTATGGAATCCTTGTTGGTTGGGTTGCAGTTATTTGGGTCGCAACAATCTCAGTTCTCTTCTCACTGCCAGTTGCCTACCCAATTACCATTGAGACACTCAATTATACTCCTGTTGCAGTTGGTGGTTTGTTCATTCTTACTGTTTCTTCTTGGATCTTGAGAGCTCGGCACTGGTTTAGAGGTCCTATTACCAACATTGATGCATAA
- the LOC107413319 gene encoding uncharacterized protein LOC107413319 produces MDIVSSSYYENLKRYWRRRRYQRLSGSNKIKRKLKVERLGDNETHSRRRCSWKIRALPKLRVLKLVSPAKLLAKFHDSYVDMMIGLAGNVATSKRVGFAGKRVVAKDQQISVVSCGEEVDSRLVLEIYKRFAASRSQVASC; encoded by the coding sequence atggATATTGTTTCCTCTTCTTACTATGAAAACTTGAAGAGGTATTGGAGGAGGAGAAGATACCAAAGGCTAAGTGGATCAAACAAAATCAAGAGGAAGCTGAAAGTAGAAAGACTTGGGGATAACGAAACTCATTCTCGTCGTCGATGCTCTTGGAAGATTAGGGCGTTACCAAAGCTGAGAGTATTGAAACTTGTTTCGCCGGCGAAGCTTTTGGCTAAGTTCCATGATTCTTATGTTGACATGATGATAGGGCTAGCAGGAAATGTTGCAACATCAAAGCGTGTTGGATTTGCAGGAAAAAGAGTTGTTGCAAAAGACCAACAGATTTCAGTGGTTTCTTGTGGTGAAGAAGTTGATAGTAGATTGGTTTTGGAGATTTACAAGAGGTTTGCTGCTTCTCGTAGTCAAGTTGCTTCTTGTTga